Genomic DNA from Modestobacter versicolor:
TCACGCCCCACCTCGAACTGCTTGCCCGGCAGCGTGCGGGCCACGATCCGCAGGTTCACCTCGTCCAGCGCCAGGCTCTCCACGCCCATCACGCTGGGCGCATCGAGCAGCAGCCGGTGCAGCCGCTCGTCGGCGAAGGCGCGCTGGCCGACCTCGCGGAGCACCTCCTGCACCCGGTTGACGTCGGCGGTGGCCGGGACGGGCACGTCGACCACGGCGCGGGCCCAGTCGCGGGACAGGTTGACGACCTTGACGATCTGCCCGTTCGGGACGATCACCACCTCGCCGTTCACCGACCTCAACCGGGTGATCCGGAGCGTGACGTCCTCCACGGTGCCCTCGGCGGGGTCACCGCCCCCGACGACCTGGATGGAGACGACGTCACCGAAGCCGTACTGCCGCTCGGTGATCAGGAAGAACCCGGCGAGCACGTCGCCGACGACCCGCTGGGCACCGAAGCCCAGGCCCACGCCGAGCACCGTCGCCGGGGCGACCAGACCGGTGACCGGGACGCCGAGGCGCTCGAGCACGAAGAAGATGGTGATCGACCAGATCATCACGATCGCCGCCCAGGTCAGCACCTGGGTGAGCGAGTGCCGGTGCTTGGCCGCCTCGGATCGCACGAGGGCGTCGGAGCCGGTCGCGGCGGCGTCGATCCGGTCGGTGATCCGACGGCCGACCCAGCTCACGAACCGGGCGAGCAGGACGGCGCCCAGGATGATCAGGAGCGCCTCGAGGCCGGGACCGCGGAGCCAGTTCAGGAAGTCGTCCATCGCCGTCCAGTGTCCCGCGCCGCCCTGTCCGGGCCGGGACCGGGGGGCCCGCAGCCGAGACCGTTCCGTGATCATCCCGGTTTGCGAGGCAGCGGTGCGGAGCGCACCGTGAGGGATCCGGACCGCCCTCCAGCCTCGGGGTCGGCGGTCCGCTGCCATGCACGCTGAACGGAAGGGGGGAGGCGCCGGGCGACCGGGGCCGCATCCTGCTGTGTCTAGTTCTCCTACTGCACCACCCGGCCGCGGACGCCGCGAGTCGATCACGAAGCGTCTCAACCCGATCCCCAGCCGTCACCCGGCGCTCGCCCAGCCCCCGGTCGGCGAGGCCGAGGGCACCGGCCGGCTGGACACCGTGGTGTTCGGCGTCGCGGCCGTCGTGGCCCTCGCCTTCGTCGCCTGGGGGTTCCTCGGCTCGGACAGCCTGAGCAGCGCCAGCGGTGGGGCGCTGACCTGGATCGAGACCAACCTGGGCTGGCTGTTCGTCGTGCTGGCCTCGGCCTTCGTGGTCTTCGTCCTGTGGCTGGCCGCCAGCCGCTACGGCCGCATCCCGCTGGGCCGCGACGACGAGGCGCCGGAGTTCCGCACCGTCTCCTGGGTCGCGATGATGTTCAGCGCCGGGATGGGCATCGGGCTGATGTTCTACGGCGTGGCCGAGCCGCTGGGCCACTACGTCTCCCCGCCGCCGGGCACGGTCGAGGGCGAGACCGCCGACGCCGCGCGGACCGCGATGGCCACCACGCTGTTCCACTGGTCGCTGCACCCGTGGGCGATCTACGCCGTCGTCGGGCTGGCGATCGCCTACGGCACCTTCCGCCGCGGCCGCCCCCAGTTGATCAGCGCCGCGTTCGCCCCGCTGATCGGCCGGCGTCGCGCCGAGGGGCCGGTCGGCAAGGTGATCGACGTCCTGGCGATCTTCGCCACGCTGTTCGGGTCGGCGGCCTCGCTGGGGCTGGGCGCGCTGCAGATCGGCAGCGGGATGGAGATCCTCGGCTGGGCCGGCGACGTCGGCAACGGCGTGCTGGTGGCGGTCATCGCCGTGCTCACCGCGGCGTTCGTCGCGTCCGCCGTGTCCGGGGTGGCCCGCGGCATCCAGTGGCTGTCCAACACCAACATGGTGCTGGCACTGGTGCTGGCGGTGTTCGTCTTCGTCGTCGGGCCGACGGTCTTCATCCTCAACCTGGTGCCCGAGGCGATCGGCGCCTACTTCTCCGACCTCGGCGAGATGGCCGGGCGCACCGAGGCCTCCGGCGGCGACGCGATGGCCGAGTGGCTGCGCGGCTGGACGGTCTTCTACTGGGCCTGGTGGATCAGCTGGACCCCGTTCGTCGGCCTGTTCATCGCCCGGATCAGCCGCGGCCGCACCATCCGGCAGTTCGTCACCGGCGTGCTGCTGGTGCCCAGCGTCGTCAGCCTGGTCTGGTTCGCCGTCTTCGGTGGGGCCGGCATCGCCGCCCAGCGGGACGGCGCGGACGTCGCCGGTCAGGCCACGTCCGAGGGGCAGCTGTTCGGCGTCCTCGAGCAGTACCCGCTGGCCACCGTGATGACGGTGCTGGTCATGGTGCTGGTGGCGATCTTCTTCGTCTCCGGCGCCGACGCCGCCTCGATCGTGATGGGCTCGCTGTCCGAGCGGGGCACGCTGTCGCCCAGCCGCGGGATCGTCGTGTTCTGGGGCGTGGTGATGGGCGCGGTGGCGGCGATCATGCTGCTGGTCGGCGGGGACGACGCCCTGACCGGGCTGCAGAACCTGACCATCATCGCGGCGCTGCCCTTCGCCCTGGTGATGGTCGGCCTGGCCGTCTCGCTGGCCAAGGACCTGCGGTCGGACCCGATGGTGCTGCGCCGGGCCTACGCCACCGAGGCGGTCGAGCAGGCCGTCGTCGACGGCATCACCCGGCACGGCGAGGACTTCCAGCTCGTCGTCGAGCCCGCCGCGGTCGACCCGGTCCCCAACGCGGTGGCGCCGCTGCCGGCCGAGGACCGGGTGCGCGACGAGGCACCGGCCGGGCGTCCGCGGGACCCGCGCGACTGAGCCAGCCGCCCCCCTCGCCCGACCGGCGAGGGGGGCGCTGCCCGGGCGGCGTGTGACGGGTGGGGCGTGGTGCGGGACACGTCCGGATCCGGCTTGAGAACGGGCGGGGTCGGGACGATGCAGGGGGTGCACACCTCCGTTGACCCGTGCAACCCCGAGCCCAGGAGCCCCCGCATGCCGTCCACCCCGCCGTCCGGCGCCGCCCCCGACGCGCCCGTGCGCCAGGCGGCCTGGTGGGGTGACCGGTCGGTGGCCACGAAGGTGCTCACCGCGGTCGGCGCGGCCTCCGCCGTCGCCGTGGTCATCGGGGTCACCGGGCTGAGCGCGCTGGAGAGCGAGGCGGCCGCCAGCCAGCGGATCTACACGCAGGACGTGCTCGGGATCGACGGCATCTCCGCGCTGGTCAACGACCTGCAGAACGTCGCGGTCGCCCAGCGGGACGCCGTCCTGGCCGGCACGCCCACCGAGATCGGCACCGCGCTGGACCGGGTGCAGCAGGCGCGCGCGGACTTCGACGCCGACCTGCAGGCCTACCTCGCCCTGGAGCACCCCGCCGAGGCCGAGGAGGCGATCGGCGAGATCCAGGCGACCTTCGCCCAGGCCTCCGAGGTCGAGGACCGCCTGCTCACCTCGCTGGCCCAGGCGCACGACCAGGCCGGCTGGCTGGCCGTGCACGAGAGCCAGGTGGCGCCGCTCGTCACCGACGCGCTGACCGGGCTGCTGGAGCTGGAGGAGCTGGAGAGCGCGGACGCCGGGGCGAGCGCCCAGGCGGCCGCCGACGAGAGCGCCCGGCAGCGCACGTTCTCCCTCGTCGTCCTGGTCGTCGGCGTCCTGCTGGCGCTGGCCGTCGGGCTGGCGGTCGCCCGCAACCTGGCCGCCAACGTCCGCCGGGTCGAGCGGGTCGCCGAGGCGCTCGCCACCGGCGACCTGACCCGCACCAGCGGGCTGACCACCCGCGACGAGCTGGGCCGGATGGGCGCGGCGATCGACGAGGCCATGGGCCGGCTGCGCACCGTGATGTCCACCGTCGTCGCCTCGTCCAGCACCGTCGCCGCCTCCGCCGAGGAGCTCTCGGCCTCCGCGGCGCAGATCTCGGCGTCCGCCGAGGAGACCAGCGTGCAGGTCAACGTCGTCTCCGGCGCCGCCGAGGAGGTCTCCCGCAGCGTGGCGACCGTCTCCGCCGGTGCCGAGGAGATGAACGTGGCGATCATGGAGATCGCCCGCAGCGCCAACGAGGCGGCGCAGGTGGCCGCCACCGCCGTCGCCGAGGCCGCCACCACCAACGCCACCGTCGTCCAGCTGGGCGACTCCTCGCGGGAGATCGGCGAGGTCGTCAAGGTCATCACCTCGATCGCCGCGCAGACCAACCTGCTCGCGCTCAACGCGACCATCGAGGCGGCCCGGGCCGGCGAGGCCGGCAAGGGCTTCGCCGTCGTGGCCAACGAGGTCAAGGAGCTGTCGGAGGAGACGGCGCGCGCCACCGAGGACATCGCCCGCCGGGTCGAGGCGATCCAGGGCGACACCGGCGGTGCCGTCGACGCGATCAGCCGGATCTCGGAGATCATCGGCTCGATCAACGACTACCAGCTCACCATCGCCTCGGCGGTCGAGGAGCAGACCGCGACCACCACCGAGATGTCCCGGTCGATCCAGGAGGGCGCCCTGGGCACCACCCAGATCGCCGAGAACGTCTCCGGGGTGTCGCAGGCCGCCGAGCAGACCAACCAGGCGCTCAGCCAGACCCGGATCGCCGTCGACGAGCTCTCCCGGCTGGCCACCGACCTGCGCGCCTCGGTGAGCCACTTCTCGTTCTGAGCCAGGACGCCCGGAGCGGGCAAGCTGGCGGGGTGACCGACGCCGTAGCCCGTGCCCGCGCGCTCGCCGAGGAGCTGCTCTTCCCCTCCGCCGCGGTGGTCGACGCCGCCGGCGCCGTACCGCGCTCCCACCTCGACGCGATCGCCGACGCCGGGCTCTACGGGCTGACCGGCCCGGCCGACGCCGGCGGGCTGGACGCCGACCCCGGAACGGTGGCCGCGGTGGTCGAGGAGCTCGCCTCCGGCGAGCTGTCCACGGCGTTCGTCTGGCTGCAGCACCTGGGGGTGGCCGGGGCGCTCCGCGACGGTCCGGAGCCGCTGCGCGAGGCGTTCCTCGCCGACCTCTGCGCCGGCCGCCGGCGCGGGGGAGTGGCCCTGCAGGCCGCGCTGCGGCCCGGGCCGGCAGCCGTCCGGGTGCGCACCGACGGAGACGGGCTCGTGCTGGACGGCACGGTGCCCTGGGTGACCGGCTGGGGGCACGTGGACCTGCTGCTGGTGGCCGCCCGCGACGCCGCCGACGACGTGGTCTTCGCGCTGGTCGACGCGGTCGGGTCCGCGACCCTCGCCGTCGCGCCGCAGCGGATGGTCGCGGTCACCGCCAGCGCGACGGTCGAGCTCCGGCTGGACGGCCACCGCGTGCCGGCCGGCCGGGTGGTGGGCACCGTGCCGCTGGCCGACATCCGGGCCGGTGACGCGGCGGGCCTGCGGCCCAACGGCTCGCTGGCGCTCGGGCTGGTCGCCCGGTGCGCCCGGCTGCTGGGCCCCTCCCCGCTGGACGGCGAGCTCGCCGGGGCCCGGGCCCGGCTGGACGCGGCGACGCCCGAGGAGCTGCCGGCCGCCCGGGCCGCGGCCTCCGCGCTCGCCCACCGGGCCGCCGGCCTGCTGGTGGTCAGCACCGGCAGCAGCGCCGTGCACTCCGGGGCGCACGCCGAGCGGCTGGCCCGGGAGGCGCTGTTCCTGCTGGTGTTCGGCTCGCGCCCGGCGATCAGGGCGGCCCTCGTCGCCGAGCTGGGCGGCTAGCGCAGGCGGCGGACCGGCACGACCATCGGCGTGCCGGTGACCGGGTCGGGCACCACCCGGGCCTCCAGCTCGAACACGTCGGCGAGCAGCTGCTCGGTGAGCACCTCCTCCGGGGTGCCCGCGGCGACCAGCACGCCGTCCTTCATCGCCACCAGCCGCTGCGCGTACCGGGCGGCGAGGTTGAGGTCGTGCAGCACCACGACGACCGTGCGGCCGCGCTCGGCGTGCAGCCGGCCGACCAGCTCGAGGACGTCGACCTGGTGGGCGAGGTCGAGGTAGGTCGTCGGCTCGTCGAGCAGCAGCAGGTCGGTGCCCTGGGCCAGGGCCATCGAGATCCAGGCCCGCTGGCGCTGCCCGCCGGACAGCGCGTCGACCGGCGCGTCGGCGAGGTCGGCCATGTCGGTCCAGGTCAGCGCCTCGGTCACCACCGCCTCGTCGTCCGAGGACCACTGGCGCAGCCAGCTCTGGTGCGGGTGCCGGCCGCGGGCGACCAGGTCGGCGACGGTGAGGCCCTCGGGTGCCAGCGGGGTCTGCGGGAGCAGCCCGAGCACCTTGGCGACCTCCTTGGTCGGCGTGGAGGTGATCGCCCGGCCGTCGAGCAGCACGGCGCCGGCGGTGGGCCGCAGCAGCCGCCCCAGCGCGCGCAGCAGCGTCGACTTGCCGCAGCCGTTGGGTCCGACGATCGCGGTGAACGAGCCGTCGGTCAGCTGCAGGTCCAGGTCGTGGACGACGACCTTATCGCCGTAGGCCAGCCGGACGCCCTCGGCGGCCAGCCGCACGGGGGCCACCGGTTCGACGCCCGGGACGGCGGGGGAGTGGGTGGGTGCGGTCACAGGGTGGTCAGCCGCCTTCCGCGGACCAGGAGCCAGAGCAGGTAGGGGGCGCCGATGACGGCGGTCACGACCCCGACGGGGAACGTGGCGGGCAGCACGGTGCGGGCGACGAGGTCGCTGCCCACCACCAGCAGCGCGCCGAGCAGGCCGGAGGCCAGCAGCGGCGGGCGGGAGCCGCCGGCCAGCCGGACGGCGATCTGCGGCACGACGAGGGCGACGAACTGGATCGGCCCGGCCGCCGACACCGCGAAGGCGGCGAGCGCGACCGCGACGACGACGGTGACCGCCTGGGCCAGCGGCACCCGCACGCCCAGCCCGCGGGCGGTCTCGTCGCCGAACTGCAGCACCCCGAGCACCCGGCTCAGCGCCACCGAGGCCGGCAGCAGCACCACCAGCGCGACGGCCAGCGGCAGCGCCTGGTCCCAGCCGCGACCGTTCAGCGAGCCGGTGATCCAGACGTTCGCGGCGGCGGCGTCCTGGATGTCGCTGCGGGTGAGCAGGTAGCTGACCACGGCCTGGGCCATCGCGGACAGGCCGATGCCGACCAGGACGAGGCGGTAGCCGTCGATGCCCTTGTTCCACGCCAGGCCGAACACCAGCAGCGCCATGAGCAGGCCGCCGGCCAGCGCCGCGGCGGGGAGGCCGAGCCCGCCCAGCACCCCGGTCGCCGAGGCCCCGCCGAGCACGATCACCGCGACCGCGCCGATCGAGGCGCCGCCGGTGACGCCCAGGACGTCCGGGCTGGCCAGCGGGTTGCGGGCGAAGGTCTGGATCAGCGCCCCGGAGACGCCCAGCGCGATGCCGACGAGCACGGCGACGGCCACCCGCGGGGCACGCAGCTCCAGCACGATGAACCGCTGGGTGTCGTCGCCCAGGCCGACGAGCGCCCGCAGCACGTCGACGACGCCGATCGGGTAGTCGCCGCGGCCGAGGCTCAGCGCGGCGGCCAGCACCAGCACGACCAGCACGAGCACCGGCACGACCAGCTGGCGGCGGCGGTAGGTGGTGGACAGGCCACCGATCCGCACGGTCCGCCGGGGCCGCGGCCCGGGGGCCGGCGCGCGGGTGGGCGCCATCGCGGTCACAGCGAGACCAGCTTCCGGCGGCGCACCAGGGCGATGAAGAAAGGGGTGCCGACGACGGCCAGGACGATGCCGACCTGCAGCTCGCCCGGGCGGGCGACGACTCGGCCGAACACGTCGGCGAGCAGCAGGAACACCACGCCGAGCAGCCCGGAGTAGGGGATCAGCCAGCGGTGGTCGGGGCCGGTGATGGTGCGGGCGACGTGCGGTACGACCAGCCCGACGAAGGCGATCGGCCCGCAGGCGGCGGTGGCGGCGCCGGTGAGCAGGGTGACGGAGAGCAGCCCCACCGCGCGGGCCAGCCAGATCCGCTGGCCGAGGCCCCGGGCGACGTCCTCGCCCAGCCCGAGCAGGTTCAGCGCCGGGGCGTTGACCAGCGCCAGCACCAGGCCGACGACGACGAACGGGGCGACCTGGACGGCGACGTCGGAGTCGCGGCCGGCGAGCGCGCCGACCACCCAGAACCGGAAGGAGTCCAGCGCCTCGGTCTCGCGGATGGTGATCGCCTGCACCAGCGCGTAGATCAGGTAGCTCAGCGCCGAGCCGGCCAGCGCGAGGCTCACCGGGGTGGCCCCGCCTCGGCCGGAGGACCCGATCAGGTAGACCGCGACGCTGCCGAGGAACGCGCCGAGGAAGGCGAACCAGACGTAGCCGGAGGGCGAGCCGAGGCCGAGCAGCCAGATGGACAGGACGACGGCGAGCGAGGCGCCCGCGGTGACGCCGAGCAGGCCGGGGTCGCCCAGCGGGTTGCGGGTGTGCCCCTGCATCAGCGCCCCGGAGATGCCCAGCGACAGACCGGCCAGCAGGCCGAGCAGCGTGCGCGGCACCCGCAACTCGCGGACGATGACCGTCTCGTCGCCGGGGGTGCTGCCGTCGACCAGCGCCTGCCACACGGTGCCCAGCCCGATCGACCGGGTGCCGACCGCGATGCTCAGCGCGCAGGTGAGCACGACGAGGGCGACGAGCAGCCACAGCCCCAGGACCCGCGAGCCCGCGCCGCGCAGCAGCCCGTCGCGGGAGGGCGCCGCCTCCTCGGGAGGCCGGGTGGCCGTGCGCTGCGCCACGTGCGGCTCCTGGGGACGACGGGCCGGTCGGCCGATGGTCTGGTTAGCCTGACCTTACCTGGGCGTCCGCGCCACCCGTGCCCGCGTGACGGGGCACCTCAGGCATAGAGGCCGTCCCGTACCGCCAGGGCCGCGCGGACGGCGCCGGGCGAGGCGTTCGCCAGCGGCATCCGGACGTCGGGGGTGGGGATGCGGCCCTCGGCGTGCAGCACCGCCTTGATCACCGCCGGGCTCGGCTCGGCGAACAGCGCGAGGGTGAGCGGCAGCAGCGCCTCGGCGTGCGCCCGCCCCTCCGCCAGCCGGCCGGCCAGGCCGTCCTCGACCATCGCCACGAACCGGCGCGTCTGCAGGTTCGCCGAGGCCGCGATCGCGCCGGTGGCGCCCATCAGCACCAGGGGGAAGAGGTAGGGGTCGTCGCCGCCGAGCACCGCGAACCCGTCGGGCGCCCCGGCCAGCACGGTGAGGGTGTCGGCGTCGACGGCGCCCACCGCCTGCTTGAGCCCGGCCACGTCCGGGGTCGCCGCCAGCTCCAGCAGGGCGGCCGCGCCGAGGCCCCGGCCGGTGCGGTACGGCACGTTGTAGGCGACCACCGGCACCGGCGAGCGCTCCGCGACCAGCTGCAGGTGCGCCACCACGGCCGGCTCGGCGGGCCGCACGTAGTAGGGCGTGACGGCCAGCGAGGCGGTCACCCCGGGGACGTCGGCCAGGGCCTCGTGCCGGGCGATCGTCGTCCGGGTGTCGTTGGTGCCGGCGCCGACGAGCAGCTGGCCGCCGAGGTCGCTGCACACCCGGCCGCAGAGCGCCAGGACGGCGGCCCGCTCGTCGTCGTCCAGCGAGCTCGGCTCCCCGGTCGTCGCCAGGGCCACGATCCCCGTCGCGCCGGCCGCCAGGCAGTCGGCGACCAGCCGTTCGAGCGCGTCCAGCGAGAC
This window encodes:
- a CDS encoding mechanosensitive ion channel family protein, which gives rise to MDDFLNWLRGPGLEALLIILGAVLLARFVSWVGRRITDRIDAAATGSDALVRSEAAKHRHSLTQVLTWAAIVMIWSITIFFVLERLGVPVTGLVAPATVLGVGLGFGAQRVVGDVLAGFFLITERQYGFGDVVSIQVVGGGDPAEGTVEDVTLRITRLRSVNGEVVIVPNGQIVKVVNLSRDWARAVVDVPVPATADVNRVQEVLREVGQRAFADERLHRLLLDAPSVMGVESLALDEVNLRIVARTLPGKQFEVGRDLRARVALALSREGVSLRATSAQEVDVQDEALAEDRARSGGMA
- a CDS encoding BCCT family transporter — encoded protein: MSSSPTAPPGRGRRESITKRLNPIPSRHPALAQPPVGEAEGTGRLDTVVFGVAAVVALAFVAWGFLGSDSLSSASGGALTWIETNLGWLFVVLASAFVVFVLWLAASRYGRIPLGRDDEAPEFRTVSWVAMMFSAGMGIGLMFYGVAEPLGHYVSPPPGTVEGETADAARTAMATTLFHWSLHPWAIYAVVGLAIAYGTFRRGRPQLISAAFAPLIGRRRAEGPVGKVIDVLAIFATLFGSAASLGLGALQIGSGMEILGWAGDVGNGVLVAVIAVLTAAFVASAVSGVARGIQWLSNTNMVLALVLAVFVFVVGPTVFILNLVPEAIGAYFSDLGEMAGRTEASGGDAMAEWLRGWTVFYWAWWISWTPFVGLFIARISRGRTIRQFVTGVLLVPSVVSLVWFAVFGGAGIAAQRDGADVAGQATSEGQLFGVLEQYPLATVMTVLVMVLVAIFFVSGADAASIVMGSLSERGTLSPSRGIVVFWGVVMGAVAAIMLLVGGDDALTGLQNLTIIAALPFALVMVGLAVSLAKDLRSDPMVLRRAYATEAVEQAVVDGITRHGEDFQLVVEPAAVDPVPNAVAPLPAEDRVRDEAPAGRPRDPRD
- a CDS encoding methyl-accepting chemotaxis protein, whose product is MPSTPPSGAAPDAPVRQAAWWGDRSVATKVLTAVGAASAVAVVIGVTGLSALESEAAASQRIYTQDVLGIDGISALVNDLQNVAVAQRDAVLAGTPTEIGTALDRVQQARADFDADLQAYLALEHPAEAEEAIGEIQATFAQASEVEDRLLTSLAQAHDQAGWLAVHESQVAPLVTDALTGLLELEELESADAGASAQAAADESARQRTFSLVVLVVGVLLALAVGLAVARNLAANVRRVERVAEALATGDLTRTSGLTTRDELGRMGAAIDEAMGRLRTVMSTVVASSSTVAASAEELSASAAQISASAEETSVQVNVVSGAAEEVSRSVATVSAGAEEMNVAIMEIARSANEAAQVAATAVAEAATTNATVVQLGDSSREIGEVVKVITSIAAQTNLLALNATIEAARAGEAGKGFAVVANEVKELSEETARATEDIARRVEAIQGDTGGAVDAISRISEIIGSINDYQLTIASAVEEQTATTTEMSRSIQEGALGTTQIAENVSGVSQAAEQTNQALSQTRIAVDELSRLATDLRASVSHFSF
- a CDS encoding acyl-CoA dehydrogenase family protein, which produces MTDAVARARALAEELLFPSAAVVDAAGAVPRSHLDAIADAGLYGLTGPADAGGLDADPGTVAAVVEELASGELSTAFVWLQHLGVAGALRDGPEPLREAFLADLCAGRRRGGVALQAALRPGPAAVRVRTDGDGLVLDGTVPWVTGWGHVDLLLVAARDAADDVVFALVDAVGSATLAVAPQRMVAVTASATVELRLDGHRVPAGRVVGTVPLADIRAGDAAGLRPNGSLALGLVARCARLLGPSPLDGELAGARARLDAATPEELPAARAAASALAHRAAGLLVVSTGSSAVHSGAHAERLAREALFLLVFGSRPAIRAALVAELGG
- a CDS encoding ABC transporter ATP-binding protein, whose product is MTAPTHSPAVPGVEPVAPVRLAAEGVRLAYGDKVVVHDLDLQLTDGSFTAIVGPNGCGKSTLLRALGRLLRPTAGAVLLDGRAITSTPTKEVAKVLGLLPQTPLAPEGLTVADLVARGRHPHQSWLRQWSSDDEAVVTEALTWTDMADLADAPVDALSGGQRQRAWISMALAQGTDLLLLDEPTTYLDLAHQVDVLELVGRLHAERGRTVVVVLHDLNLAARYAQRLVAMKDGVLVAAGTPEEVLTEQLLADVFELEARVVPDPVTGTPMVVPVRRLR
- a CDS encoding FecCD family ABC transporter permease gives rise to the protein MAPTRAPAPGPRPRRTVRIGGLSTTYRRRQLVVPVLVLVVLVLAAALSLGRGDYPIGVVDVLRALVGLGDDTQRFIVLELRAPRVAVAVLVGIALGVSGALIQTFARNPLASPDVLGVTGGASIGAVAVIVLGGASATGVLGGLGLPAAALAGGLLMALLVFGLAWNKGIDGYRLVLVGIGLSAMAQAVVSYLLTRSDIQDAAAANVWITGSLNGRGWDQALPLAVALVVLLPASVALSRVLGVLQFGDETARGLGVRVPLAQAVTVVVAVALAAFAVSAAGPIQFVALVVPQIAVRLAGGSRPPLLASGLLGALLVVGSDLVARTVLPATFPVGVVTAVIGAPYLLWLLVRGRRLTTL
- a CDS encoding FecCD family ABC transporter permease yields the protein MAQRTATRPPEEAAPSRDGLLRGAGSRVLGLWLLVALVVLTCALSIAVGTRSIGLGTVWQALVDGSTPGDETVIVRELRVPRTLLGLLAGLSLGISGALMQGHTRNPLGDPGLLGVTAGASLAVVLSIWLLGLGSPSGYVWFAFLGAFLGSVAVYLIGSSGRGGATPVSLALAGSALSYLIYALVQAITIRETEALDSFRFWVVGALAGRDSDVAVQVAPFVVVGLVLALVNAPALNLLGLGEDVARGLGQRIWLARAVGLLSVTLLTGAATAACGPIAFVGLVVPHVARTITGPDHRWLIPYSGLLGVVFLLLADVFGRVVARPGELQVGIVLAVVGTPFFIALVRRRKLVSL
- a CDS encoding dihydrodipicolinate synthase family protein yields the protein MVSSLRLRGTYVPVVTPFDEHGAVSLDALERLVADCLAAGATGIVALATTGEPSSLDDDERAAVLALCGRVCSDLGGQLLVGAGTNDTRTTIARHEALADVPGVTASLAVTPYYVRPAEPAVVAHLQLVAERSPVPVVAYNVPYRTGRGLGAAALLELAATPDVAGLKQAVGAVDADTLTVLAGAPDGFAVLGGDDPYLFPLVLMGATGAIAASANLQTRRFVAMVEDGLAGRLAEGRAHAEALLPLTLALFAEPSPAVIKAVLHAEGRIPTPDVRMPLANASPGAVRAALAVRDGLYA